In a genomic window of Brucella anthropi ATCC 49188:
- a CDS encoding TonB-dependent receptor, producing the protein MNRQFIVLLLSGCGFTTAAFAQETTGNDAGVTRLDQIIITAGRNESSIAAVAQSVQVIDREQVEEAMRISPNASDLISRLVPGFAPSNQTISGASETFRGRSVLIMVDGVPRNTPLRDLSRILSMIDLNSVERIEVVNGASSLYGAGGTGGTINFITKRGTSDKPTVTVRTGLSGYTENLGKSTAPETSISIEGRKDKLDYYFSGTGDWTRRTYDGHGNEMPSDAMLGQGGGDRTVNGNFFGIVGYESGPRRFEVSFDWTYAKQKPEWFTNYTTNPVSPRFGSAYTGEPLREDSKYLTAKYTDQDFALGNLEVKAFYNKIFKQSPFTELSAVNTQVYYSGNPRQPTAWFNQSKYDFDRTGVNMTITTPMDFITNGSKLTWGVDYAYDKVAQTLLNDEDAIAPMTQNSIAAFAQAEVPVTERFRLQGGARFDQFYLDVNDFTRPTAVAWPARSLANIYPAISVLGGSFDYNAWTFNAGAVYDVTEEVQAFGNFSQGYSLTDIGAFTRRAGVNSLAEICDAYGSIAAIYGCRGTPDYTISYADIAPKPQLVNTYEVGLRGDWGDLRSTVSSYISTSKDGVNYDIAANRVSQQKERIWGVEARADYDINSMFTIGGLVAYQEGKYDANRDGSIGSDEYLPNNRIPTTWKGLAYTTVSFEGGYKVRGEVEYFSGRDRIKGQQIDDATLVNMAFSKTFENGSEASLAVRNVFDTYYINPTATATRNAPVAGLGRSVFLSYKVTF; encoded by the coding sequence ATGAACAGGCAATTCATAGTTCTGCTGCTCTCAGGCTGCGGATTTACGACGGCAGCGTTTGCACAGGAAACTACAGGCAACGACGCAGGGGTTACGCGACTGGACCAGATTATCATCACCGCCGGACGCAATGAGAGCTCAATTGCCGCCGTTGCTCAATCCGTTCAGGTGATTGATCGGGAACAAGTCGAAGAAGCGATGCGAATCTCGCCGAATGCCAGCGACTTGATTTCGCGCCTGGTTCCCGGTTTCGCACCAAGCAACCAGACCATATCCGGCGCGTCGGAAACATTTCGTGGTCGCAGCGTTCTGATCATGGTGGACGGCGTGCCCCGCAACACACCACTGCGCGACCTGTCACGCATCCTGTCGATGATCGATCTCAATTCTGTTGAACGCATTGAGGTCGTGAACGGAGCTTCAAGCCTCTACGGTGCCGGCGGGACAGGCGGAACGATCAATTTCATCACCAAGCGGGGCACCAGCGATAAGCCGACCGTCACGGTACGCACCGGCCTTTCCGGCTACACGGAAAACCTTGGCAAATCGACCGCGCCTGAAACGAGCATCTCCATTGAGGGTCGAAAAGACAAACTCGACTATTACTTCTCCGGAACCGGCGACTGGACCCGCCGCACCTATGACGGACATGGCAATGAAATGCCATCCGACGCCATGCTTGGACAAGGTGGCGGCGACAGGACGGTCAACGGCAATTTCTTCGGTATCGTAGGCTATGAAAGCGGTCCGCGCCGGTTTGAAGTCAGCTTTGACTGGACCTACGCCAAGCAGAAGCCGGAATGGTTCACCAACTACACGACGAACCCGGTTTCACCGAGATTCGGTTCAGCCTACACCGGCGAACCGCTTCGCGAGGATTCCAAGTATCTGACTGCAAAATATACCGATCAGGATTTTGCGCTCGGCAATCTCGAAGTGAAGGCTTTCTATAACAAGATCTTCAAACAGTCCCCGTTCACCGAACTTTCGGCTGTGAACACTCAGGTCTATTATTCGGGAAATCCCCGACAGCCGACCGCATGGTTCAACCAGTCGAAATATGACTTCGACCGGACAGGCGTGAACATGACCATCACGACACCGATGGATTTCATCACCAATGGCAGCAAGCTGACCTGGGGCGTCGACTACGCTTACGACAAGGTGGCGCAGACACTGCTGAACGACGAAGATGCTATCGCCCCGATGACGCAGAATTCCATCGCAGCTTTTGCGCAGGCCGAAGTTCCCGTCACGGAACGGTTCCGTTTGCAGGGCGGCGCGCGTTTCGATCAGTTCTACCTCGATGTGAATGATTTCACGCGGCCTACAGCAGTTGCCTGGCCTGCGCGGTCACTGGCGAATATCTATCCGGCGATCAGCGTTCTTGGTGGTTCGTTTGACTACAACGCATGGACCTTCAACGCTGGAGCCGTGTACGACGTTACGGAAGAGGTGCAGGCCTTCGGTAATTTCTCGCAAGGCTACAGCCTAACGGATATTGGCGCATTTACACGCCGCGCGGGTGTCAATTCACTTGCAGAAATCTGTGATGCCTACGGCTCGATAGCTGCCATCTATGGCTGCCGCGGCACGCCTGACTACACGATCAGCTATGCCGACATCGCGCCAAAGCCTCAGCTGGTCAACACTTATGAAGTGGGTCTGCGCGGCGATTGGGGCGATCTTCGCAGCACTGTGAGCAGCTATATTTCCACCTCCAAGGATGGTGTGAACTATGATATCGCGGCAAACCGCGTAAGCCAGCAGAAGGAACGCATCTGGGGCGTGGAGGCACGAGCCGACTACGACATCAATTCGATGTTCACCATCGGCGGTCTGGTTGCCTATCAGGAAGGCAAATATGACGCCAACCGGGATGGCAGCATCGGTTCGGACGAATACCTTCCCAATAACCGTATTCCAACCACATGGAAGGGGCTTGCCTATACCACGGTGTCGTTCGAAGGCGGGTACAAGGTCCGGGGGGAAGTTGAATATTTCTCGGGTCGCGACCGTATCAAGGGTCAGCAGATAGACGACGCTACATTGGTGAATATGGCGTTCTCGAAAACCTTCGAGAACGGCAGCGAAGCAAGCCTCGCCGTCCGCAACGTCTTCGACACCTATTATATCAACCCCACGGCAACAGCCACGCGTAACGCACCTGTCGCAGGGCTGGGGCGCAGCGTTTTCCTTTCCTATAAAGTGACGTTCTAG
- a CDS encoding MFS transporter, which produces MMTIAPSSIARPSSRTRLFCVLAGLYLAQGIPTYLFAAALPPILREQDVSRTAIGMFSILLLPMVLKFAWAPLVDRFRPWARSHRAGWVVLTQSGIIAAILCLIPLGPDNVIGIFIVGFIASLLLATQDIATDGYAAKYLDEADRPLGNAIQGGAVAFGVLIGGTLGLVLYHHAGWAIMLGTIAFLSLIPLIAALSMRENDPAPLLDGRALSRPSIMHFLRRAEARQILWIALIYRASEGLMKAMEGPYLVDAGVPLNVIGYLSGAAAATAGIAGSAIAAVLLRRNGVAAVLGLLGSLRTICFLLFTLHAFGALGGIWPLYGASAFQTIIRYMEIVALYSLFMSVTSPDQPGTDFTILACAQIVVYLAGSMVSGILADRLGYGPLFALAAALSGLAVLATIRMLKTLPRADVDAIGRRSS; this is translated from the coding sequence ATGATGACGATTGCCCCCTCTTCCATCGCCCGCCCCTCATCACGGACACGGTTGTTCTGTGTCCTTGCAGGGCTCTATCTGGCTCAGGGCATTCCGACCTATCTGTTTGCTGCCGCCCTGCCTCCCATCTTGCGGGAACAGGATGTGTCACGCACCGCTATCGGCATGTTTTCCATTCTGCTTCTGCCCATGGTCCTGAAGTTTGCATGGGCGCCTTTGGTCGACCGTTTCAGGCCATGGGCACGTTCTCACCGGGCTGGCTGGGTTGTGCTTACGCAAAGCGGGATCATCGCAGCCATATTGTGCCTCATCCCGCTGGGACCAGATAACGTCATCGGAATTTTCATTGTCGGTTTCATTGCCTCTCTTTTGCTTGCCACTCAGGACATAGCGACCGATGGCTATGCTGCAAAATATCTCGACGAGGCAGACAGACCTCTCGGCAACGCCATCCAGGGCGGTGCGGTCGCTTTCGGCGTTCTGATCGGCGGAACGCTGGGACTGGTTCTTTATCACCACGCAGGCTGGGCGATCATGCTTGGCACGATTGCATTTCTTTCGCTCATTCCTTTGATCGCCGCCTTATCGATGCGGGAAAACGACCCCGCACCTTTGCTCGACGGGCGGGCTCTTTCACGTCCCTCGATCATGCATTTCCTACGCCGCGCCGAAGCACGGCAGATCCTGTGGATTGCACTGATCTATCGAGCAAGCGAAGGGCTGATGAAAGCCATGGAGGGACCCTATCTGGTGGATGCCGGCGTTCCACTCAACGTGATCGGCTATCTGTCAGGTGCCGCCGCCGCAACCGCAGGCATTGCCGGTTCTGCCATCGCCGCCGTTCTTCTTCGTCGCAACGGTGTCGCCGCAGTGCTTGGGCTTCTGGGGAGCTTGAGAACAATCTGCTTTCTACTGTTCACCCTGCATGCTTTCGGCGCACTGGGCGGAATTTGGCCGCTTTACGGGGCATCGGCATTTCAGACGATCATCCGGTACATGGAGATCGTTGCGCTCTACAGCCTTTTCATGAGCGTCACCTCACCTGATCAGCCTGGAACTGATTTTACGATCCTCGCCTGCGCACAGATTGTTGTCTATCTGGCTGGTTCTATGGTTTCAGGCATCCTTGCAGATCGTCTGGGCTACGGCCCTCTCTTCGCTCTGGCAGCAGCGCTTTCGGGGCTGGCCGTTCTCGCCACGATTAGGATGCTCAAGACACTACCGAGGGCAGACGTTGATGCCATTGGCAGGCGGTCGTCATGA
- a CDS encoding transporter substrate-binding domain-containing protein, translated as MKKIITIMGIAGAILATGFSAYAGETLDRVMEKKAMVVATNAGWPPQSFLDDSNKLVGFDVDVANEIGKRLGVTVSFETPDWATLTGGRWQGRYDVGVGSVTPTKARANVIDFAGIYYYSPYVYVVHKDSAAKSVADLKGKIIGVETATTSEDYARRQLEIDAPGLPPIEYKLEPGEIRTFADSMLPFDDLRLGDGVRIDAIIAPEQTAQNAIKNGYPVKIIEGEYAFREPLVVIAEKNDPDWTAKIGEIIKQMKSDGTLATLTAKWYGKDYSAD; from the coding sequence ATGAAAAAAATCATAACAATAATGGGTATCGCAGGCGCTATTCTGGCTACCGGATTCTCTGCCTATGCGGGAGAGACGCTGGATCGCGTCATGGAAAAAAAGGCCATGGTTGTCGCGACCAATGCTGGCTGGCCGCCCCAGAGCTTTCTGGATGATTCCAACAAGTTGGTAGGCTTCGACGTGGACGTGGCCAACGAGATCGGCAAGCGTCTTGGCGTCACCGTTTCCTTCGAAACGCCAGACTGGGCAACATTGACAGGTGGTCGTTGGCAGGGTCGTTATGACGTTGGCGTCGGATCGGTCACGCCAACCAAAGCCCGCGCTAACGTCATCGATTTTGCTGGCATCTACTACTACAGCCCCTATGTCTATGTCGTTCATAAGGACAGCGCGGCAAAATCTGTCGCCGACCTCAAAGGCAAAATCATCGGTGTCGAGACTGCAACGACTTCCGAAGATTACGCTCGTCGGCAGTTGGAAATCGACGCCCCCGGCCTTCCCCCGATTGAATACAAGCTCGAACCAGGCGAAATTCGCACTTTCGCAGATTCCATGCTGCCATTCGACGATCTGAGACTGGGTGATGGCGTCCGCATCGATGCAATCATCGCTCCAGAGCAAACGGCACAGAACGCCATCAAGAATGGCTATCCCGTAAAGATTATCGAAGGTGAATACGCTTTCCGTGAGCCGTTGGTGGTTATTGCCGAAAAAAACGATCCAGACTGGACAGCCAAGATTGGCGAAATCATCAAGCAGATGAAGTCTGACGGTACTTTGGCGACACTCACTGCAAAGTGGTACGGCAAAGACTACAGCGCCGACTGA
- a CDS encoding RidA family protein, whose translation MTNSTPPYFLEDTDESEISSDVAGIGNLLVTTHIPIRADGSMETGDITVQSECTLNSLKASLEKAGSSLANVIHLTIYLTDINERPAFNEVYLRFFKKPFPVRCAVGVAGLATPEMRVEVTAMAVRNQ comes from the coding sequence ATGACAAACAGCACACCGCCCTATTTTCTGGAGGATACGGACGAAAGCGAAATCTCTTCCGATGTCGCAGGCATCGGCAATCTTCTGGTAACCACCCATATCCCCATCCGGGCAGACGGCTCCATGGAAACCGGCGACATAACCGTCCAAAGCGAATGCACGCTGAACAGCCTCAAAGCATCGCTCGAAAAGGCAGGCAGCAGTCTGGCGAATGTCATTCACCTGACGATCTATCTGACTGACATCAATGAACGCCCCGCCTTCAACGAAGTTTATCTGCGCTTTTTCAAAAAGCCTTTTCCGGTTCGTTGCGCGGTCGGCGTCGCCGGGCTCGCCACGCCTGAAATGCGGGTCGAAGTCACGGCAATGGCCGTGCGCAATCAATAA
- a CDS encoding oxidoreductase encodes MTSRATMDKRHEILFEPIKIGPVTTKNRFYQVPHCSGMGHRYPEHDLRLREMKAEGGWGVVSTQETEIHPTSDITPSNQGRIWDEKDADRLQKLTEAVHQHGSLAAIQLVHNGIHVSNRLTRLAPLGPMDMIVDVEDPVQARAMDKADIARFRKWHRDAALRAKRAGFDIIYVYAGHDMTLLQHFLLQRYNTRTDEYGGSFENRLRLFREVLADTRDAVGDKCAIAVRFAVEEFLGDQGIQHNGEGRDVIAALADEPDLWDVNLSGWSNDSQTSRFSQEGFQEPYISFVKSLTSKPVVGVGRYTSPDTMVQAIRSGVLDLIGAARPSIADPFLPEKIRSGRIDDIRECIGCNICTASDNTVAPLRCTQNPTIGEEARKGWHPEKIGRLQTTEKVLVVGGGPAGLEAARAMAERGAEVIVAEKHTHWGGRVTEESALPGLASWARVRDWRMMQLQRATNVEMYLDSQLDADEILTYGIPHVVLATGAHWRADAVGRSHRQPPETLEGRTLSVDAILKDKTSLDACRGPLVIFDDDRYYLGSVLAELAVSRGIDTTLVTPAPIVAPWTEHTLEQSKIQTRLIELGVRIIPLHKLARQTSDSLSVACVYSGRETEIPCSTLVPVTSRHPNNTLQAALEARKNDWQDAGVISVTAIGDCYAPSIIAAAVYSGHYYARNFGAQAPENMDMYR; translated from the coding sequence ATGACAAGCAGAGCGACCATGGACAAGCGTCACGAAATTCTGTTCGAGCCGATCAAGATTGGCCCCGTTACGACGAAGAACCGCTTTTATCAGGTTCCGCATTGTAGCGGCATGGGTCATCGTTATCCCGAGCACGATCTGCGGCTGCGTGAAATGAAAGCGGAGGGCGGCTGGGGTGTCGTTTCCACACAGGAAACCGAAATCCATCCGACGTCAGATATCACGCCATCCAATCAGGGCCGCATATGGGACGAGAAAGACGCCGACCGTCTCCAGAAGCTGACTGAGGCCGTCCACCAGCATGGTAGTCTCGCTGCAATCCAGCTTGTGCATAATGGTATCCACGTCTCCAACCGTTTGACCAGACTGGCGCCGCTCGGTCCCATGGACATGATTGTCGATGTGGAGGACCCAGTTCAGGCAAGAGCCATGGACAAGGCTGACATCGCCCGGTTTCGCAAATGGCATCGCGATGCCGCACTTCGCGCCAAACGGGCCGGTTTCGATATTATCTATGTCTATGCGGGTCACGACATGACCTTACTGCAGCATTTTCTGCTGCAACGCTACAATACCCGCACGGATGAATATGGCGGGTCGTTCGAAAACCGCTTGCGATTGTTCCGCGAGGTTCTGGCCGATACGCGCGATGCTGTCGGCGACAAATGCGCGATTGCAGTCCGCTTTGCGGTCGAGGAGTTTCTGGGCGACCAGGGCATCCAGCACAATGGCGAAGGTCGGGACGTCATTGCCGCTCTTGCCGATGAACCCGATCTTTGGGATGTAAACCTGTCCGGCTGGTCCAACGACAGCCAGACGTCGCGCTTTTCACAGGAGGGCTTTCAGGAGCCTTACATCTCATTTGTAAAATCACTCACCAGCAAACCAGTTGTGGGCGTTGGTCGCTATACCTCGCCGGATACTATGGTGCAGGCAATCCGCTCCGGTGTTTTGGACCTCATCGGCGCAGCCCGTCCGTCAATCGCCGATCCATTTCTGCCCGAGAAAATTCGGAGCGGTCGCATCGATGACATTCGCGAATGCATTGGCTGCAATATATGCACGGCCAGCGACAACACCGTTGCACCATTGCGATGCACGCAAAACCCGACAATTGGCGAAGAAGCACGCAAGGGCTGGCACCCAGAGAAAATCGGCAGGCTGCAGACCACCGAGAAAGTTTTGGTGGTCGGCGGAGGACCAGCCGGTCTGGAAGCCGCTCGCGCCATGGCCGAGCGCGGTGCAGAAGTCATCGTAGCCGAAAAGCATACCCATTGGGGTGGGCGCGTCACGGAGGAATCTGCCCTCCCCGGGCTGGCAAGCTGGGCGCGTGTTCGCGATTGGCGCATGATGCAATTGCAGCGCGCGACCAATGTGGAGATGTATCTCGACAGCCAACTCGATGCAGACGAGATTCTGACTTACGGAATCCCGCATGTGGTGCTGGCCACCGGAGCGCACTGGCGCGCGGATGCAGTCGGTCGCTCGCATCGGCAACCTCCGGAAACACTGGAAGGACGCACGCTGAGCGTCGACGCTATCCTGAAAGACAAAACATCACTCGATGCGTGCCGCGGACCTCTGGTGATATTTGATGATGATCGCTACTACCTCGGATCAGTTCTGGCCGAGCTGGCCGTGAGCCGCGGTATTGATACGACATTGGTTACGCCAGCGCCGATCGTGGCTCCCTGGACGGAACACACGCTTGAACAATCAAAAATTCAAACAAGATTGATTGAGCTGGGTGTCAGGATAATCCCGCTGCATAAGCTCGCAAGACAAACATCGGACAGTCTGTCGGTCGCATGTGTCTATTCCGGCAGGGAAACCGAGATTCCATGCAGCACACTGGTACCAGTGACCAGCCGCCATCCCAACAACACGCTGCAAGCTGCTTTGGAAGCCCGCAAAAATGACTGGCAAGATGCGGGCGTGATATCCGTCACGGCGATTGGCGACTGTTACGCACCATCTATCATCGCGGCTGCGGTCTACAGCGGCCATTATTACGCCCGTAATTTTGGCGCACAGGCCCCGGAAAATATGGATATGTATCGATAA
- a CDS encoding helix-turn-helix transcriptional regulator translates to MQGCIMIPSKQIETIVPQHFHIADIGNETDCKLCASALTEIVGDVSLVVGATAQGAVRGIYCSVDPLRIMTCYFPSCEILIRGKGGCSADQLLMVRSMEGPLRIRQSGETLNLLPGDVVFLSPDKAYEWWLPEGGRVDCGRLPVSYFPVSKQAVKNFLMRPIPKAYPPLKLLITHGAYLLMRGAHAPGEAEMIAAHFRQVLPMVLEFLRDDHRKHRSGRNLSQIKAFIETGLSDATFDLGTVTARFGVTARQVQKLFQAENTTFSRYVLERRLDMARLRVSRQNNRSISSIAYEVGFGDLSYFNRVFRQHFGMTPSAMRDQSHAMVSQIQALGSSRLKVTGATR, encoded by the coding sequence TTGCAAGGATGCATCATGATTCCGTCTAAGCAGATCGAAACGATAGTTCCGCAGCACTTTCATATTGCCGATATCGGGAATGAAACCGACTGCAAACTCTGTGCTTCGGCGCTCACTGAGATTGTGGGAGATGTCTCGCTGGTCGTAGGCGCAACTGCACAGGGTGCTGTCCGGGGTATTTACTGCTCGGTAGATCCGCTCCGGATCATGACCTGCTATTTTCCGAGTTGCGAGATATTGATCCGGGGTAAAGGCGGATGCTCGGCCGATCAATTGCTTATGGTGCGAAGCATGGAAGGACCGCTTCGCATCCGACAATCCGGTGAGACATTGAACCTGTTGCCGGGTGACGTAGTTTTTCTGTCGCCGGACAAGGCGTATGAATGGTGGCTCCCTGAAGGCGGACGTGTCGATTGTGGACGTTTGCCTGTGAGCTATTTTCCTGTCTCAAAACAGGCCGTGAAAAACTTTTTGATGCGCCCAATACCGAAGGCCTATCCACCATTAAAGCTCCTTATTACGCATGGTGCCTATCTGCTCATGCGAGGCGCGCACGCGCCCGGCGAAGCCGAGATGATCGCGGCGCACTTCCGACAGGTGTTGCCAATGGTTCTGGAGTTTCTCCGGGACGATCACCGTAAACATCGCTCAGGTCGAAACCTTTCGCAGATCAAAGCTTTCATCGAGACTGGTCTGTCGGATGCAACCTTCGATCTTGGTACGGTTACCGCAAGGTTTGGCGTTACTGCCCGTCAGGTCCAAAAGCTTTTTCAGGCTGAGAATACGACGTTCTCCCGTTACGTGCTTGAGCGTCGACTGGATATGGCCCGACTGCGTGTTTCACGACAGAACAATCGCTCTATCAGTTCAATTGCCTATGAGGTCGGCTTTGGCGATCTTTCCTATTTCAATCGGGTGTTTCGCCAGCACTTCGGCATGACACCATCGGCGATGCGAGACCAATCGCATGCCATGGTGAGTCAGATTCAAGCTCTTGGTTCGTCCAGACTAAAGGTCACAGGAGCCACCCGTTGA
- a CDS encoding NAD(P)/FAD-dependent oxidoreductase: MTYPATYYSQTKADDFARPTLERETTADVAVIGGGLAGLSAALQMSRAGKKVVVLEAESIGFGASGRNGGFVSPGFASGGDDIAARTGKTVAKTLHELSIEGVGFVRQNIDTLKIEEAQLIPGIMSVRRYDDGESLKHYAEALQRDYGYRIDFHSTAETRNILNSKRYFQSVYDPNAFHIHPLNYLRALGREIERLEGRIFEHSRVLQLLHHNDGKLIKTAQGQVKAGKVLITTGGYTDGLVSQIRRAYLPIATYVMVSEEAPELIASAIRTTAAIGDNRRAGDYYRVIDGGRRLLWGGRITTRAADTPGVVRELRNEMVGTYPQLASLKTELAWSGLMSYARHLMPQIGQLDRATWYCTAFGGHGLNTTAIGGKIVAEAICGQSDRYKLFEKFGLVWAGGAAGLAAAQLTYWKLQMQDWLAERKAS, from the coding sequence ATGACTTATCCGGCCACTTACTACAGCCAAACAAAGGCGGACGATTTCGCGCGTCCAACGCTTGAACGCGAAACAACAGCAGATGTCGCAGTGATTGGCGGCGGACTTGCAGGCTTGTCGGCCGCGTTGCAGATGTCGCGAGCTGGCAAGAAAGTCGTTGTCCTGGAAGCTGAAAGCATCGGCTTTGGCGCATCCGGACGCAATGGTGGATTTGTCAGCCCCGGCTTCGCGTCCGGTGGCGATGACATTGCTGCCCGCACGGGCAAGACGGTTGCCAAAACACTTCATGAACTATCGATCGAAGGCGTCGGTTTTGTTCGACAGAACATTGACACGCTGAAGATTGAAGAAGCCCAACTCATTCCCGGCATTATGAGCGTGCGCCGGTATGACGACGGTGAAAGCCTGAAACATTATGCCGAAGCGCTTCAACGTGATTATGGCTACAGAATAGATTTTCACTCAACGGCTGAAACGCGCAATATTCTGAATTCCAAACGCTATTTCCAATCGGTCTATGATCCCAATGCGTTTCATATCCATCCGCTGAACTATTTACGGGCGCTCGGTCGCGAGATAGAGCGGCTCGAGGGGCGGATATTCGAGCACAGCCGCGTGCTCCAATTGCTCCACCACAATGATGGCAAGCTTATAAAAACAGCCCAGGGACAGGTCAAAGCGGGCAAAGTACTGATCACCACTGGTGGCTACACCGACGGGCTCGTCAGCCAGATCAGACGGGCCTATCTGCCCATTGCCACCTATGTGATGGTGAGCGAAGAAGCGCCCGAATTGATCGCGTCGGCGATCCGTACCACGGCCGCGATTGGTGATAACCGTCGTGCCGGTGACTACTACCGTGTAATCGACGGTGGTCGCAGGCTTTTATGGGGCGGACGCATTACGACGAGAGCAGCCGATACGCCCGGTGTAGTCCGTGAATTGCGCAACGAAATGGTTGGAACCTATCCTCAGCTTGCTTCACTGAAGACAGAGTTGGCATGGTCGGGCCTGATGTCCTACGCCAGACACTTGATGCCCCAGATCGGTCAATTGGACCGCGCTACATGGTACTGCACAGCCTTCGGGGGGCACGGGCTGAACACAACCGCGATCGGCGGAAAGATCGTGGCCGAAGCCATTTGCGGACAGAGTGACCGCTACAAACTCTTCGAAAAATTCGGGCTGGTCTGGGCCGGAGGCGCTGCAGGTCTTGCAGCCGCCCAGCTAACCTATTGGAAACTGCAGATGCAGGATTGGCTTGCGGAGCGAAAGGCAAGCTGA
- a CDS encoding amino acid ABC transporter permease — translation MLGRFFLTRPEAAKRTVQIAFFVILTALFCFMNIRFSGITNWLGIDPKAAKAGFTKATLISSILLSIVIFANWSFLRLFPRWAQITAIWLELFLLLMIFFYSFDLSFDFIARKIGFLISQGVVTTLYISAASIFFATILALIGAVAKLSKNGLIYGLATFYTSLFRGLPLLMQIYIIYLGLPQVGYVIGPIPAGILALSLCYGAYMTEIFRAGIESIPRGQQEGAYALGLGPSQTMWLVTLPQAMRIIIPPTGNQFIAMLKDSSLVSVIGVWELMYLARTQGQTEFRHIEMLITASMIYWALSIVLEYGQAKLEARFKRSIAR, via the coding sequence ATGCTCGGGAGGTTTTTTCTAACGCGGCCCGAGGCCGCTAAACGTACTGTCCAGATAGCGTTCTTTGTTATCCTGACAGCACTCTTCTGTTTCATGAATATCCGGTTCTCCGGCATAACAAACTGGCTTGGCATCGACCCGAAAGCCGCAAAAGCCGGTTTCACCAAGGCGACGCTAATCTCCTCGATACTGCTTAGTATCGTCATCTTCGCGAATTGGAGCTTCCTGAGACTTTTTCCGCGTTGGGCGCAGATCACGGCAATATGGCTGGAACTGTTCCTGCTGCTGATGATCTTCTTCTATTCATTCGATCTCTCATTTGATTTTATCGCAAGAAAGATCGGATTTCTGATCAGCCAGGGTGTCGTCACGACGCTTTATATTTCCGCAGCCTCGATATTCTTCGCAACCATTCTGGCGCTGATCGGTGCGGTGGCCAAGCTTTCTAAGAATGGCCTCATCTACGGCCTGGCGACGTTCTACACTTCGCTTTTTCGTGGCCTGCCATTGTTGATGCAGATCTACATTATCTACCTTGGACTGCCGCAGGTGGGCTATGTCATCGGACCTATTCCCGCCGGCATTCTGGCGCTGTCCCTATGCTACGGCGCCTATATGACGGAAATCTTCCGCGCAGGCATCGAGAGCATTCCCCGCGGGCAGCAGGAGGGCGCATATGCGTTGGGCCTTGGGCCCTCGCAAACCATGTGGCTGGTCACCCTTCCTCAAGCAATGCGCATCATTATTCCCCCAACCGGCAACCAGTTCATCGCGATGCTCAAGGACTCGTCTCTAGTCTCCGTCATCGGCGTTTGGGAACTCATGTATCTTGCCCGCACCCAAGGTCAGACCGAGTTCCGGCACATCGAAATGCTCATCACCGCATCGATGATCTATTGGGCCCTGTCCATCGTTCTGGAATACGGTCAGGCCAAACTCGAAGCTCGCTTCAAGCGTTCCATCGCGCGTTAA